In one Candidatus Dependentiae bacterium genomic region, the following are encoded:
- a CDS encoding DMT family transporter codes for MILVVFLYMVCASMFTISKWALAYTQPLFFVAVRMLAAGLLLNAYCLLKNPRLLEHKISYYIKRDWLLFAQVILFHIYLTYVCDACALKDISSIESAFLYNLSPFIAALFSYMAFSEKMTPKKWLGLSLGFFSLIPSFIHEAYQGILLQSLTPKLITFGAVVFSAYGWVVVRKLVKERDYSSIFVNGVGMFFGGLLALVTSGCVECWDPFPVSHWIPFIQATILIVVVANLIFYNLYGYLLKKYTATFLSFAGFMCPVFAALLGWLFLGERIPGSLLVSFLFVLSGLYIFYQEELRQGYIESK; via the coding sequence ATGATTCTTGTTGTTTTTCTTTATATGGTATGCGCTAGTATGTTCACCATTAGCAAATGGGCTCTAGCTTATACCCAACCACTTTTTTTTGTTGCTGTACGTATGCTTGCTGCAGGGTTACTGCTTAATGCCTATTGTTTACTTAAAAATCCTAGGCTGCTCGAACATAAAATAAGCTATTATATAAAACGGGATTGGTTGCTGTTTGCGCAAGTAATTTTATTTCATATTTATTTAACTTATGTGTGTGATGCATGTGCTCTTAAAGATATATCAAGTATAGAATCAGCTTTTCTCTATAATTTATCCCCCTTTATTGCAGCATTGTTTTCGTATATGGCATTTTCTGAAAAGATGACACCCAAAAAATGGTTGGGCTTGAGTCTTGGGTTTTTTTCACTTATTCCGTCGTTTATACATGAGGCTTACCAAGGCATATTACTACAATCGTTAACACCTAAACTGATTACGTTTGGAGCAGTTGTCTTTAGTGCCTATGGGTGGGTAGTGGTACGCAAACTGGTAAAAGAGCGTGATTATTCTTCAATATTTGTCAATGGTGTAGGTATGTTTTTTGGTGGCCTACTAGCGTTAGTTACTTCTGGATGTGTTGAATGTTGGGATCCTTTCCCTGTGTCTCATTGGATACCCTTTATTCAAGCAACAATACTTATTGTAGTAGTTGCTAATTTGATATTTTATAATTTGTATGGTTATTTACTTAAAAAATATACAGCAACATTTTTATCGTTTGCTGGCTTTATGTGTCCTGTCTTTGCCGCTTTATTAGGATGGCTATTTTTAGGTGAACGTATACCTGGATCATTGCTTGTATCATTTTTATTTGTACTTTCAGGATTATATATCTTTTATCAAGAAGAGCTACGTCAAGGGTATATTGAGTCAAAATAG